The following are encoded in a window of Streptomyces sp. Go-475 genomic DNA:
- a CDS encoding DegT/DnrJ/EryC1/StrS family aminotransferase yields the protein MLRAAGVGLGDEVVVPAFGNVEVAEAVATAGALPVFADIDPVTYCLDPSAVEAAVTPRTAAVVVVHRFGRLADIGRLHGVGQRHGLLVLEQGESEAPYDEIAQRRERAAYLDAKLRGVRTPDDGDGHTYQQYVVRVPGNGRPDRDAFARAVRARGVEARVPVKTPVHRLPEFRRCVSLPETERAADETLALPVDASLTKRDMQRIVSACNALGGLLQPAF from the coding sequence ATGCTCAGGGCCGCCGGTGTCGGACTCGGTGACGAAGTCGTCGTGCCGGCCTTCGGGAACGTCGAAGTCGCCGAGGCCGTGGCCACGGCCGGGGCGCTGCCGGTGTTCGCCGACATAGACCCCGTCACCTACTGCCTCGACCCCTCCGCTGTGGAAGCGGCCGTAACTCCGCGGACCGCGGCCGTGGTTGTCGTACACCGCTTCGGGCGGCTCGCTGACATCGGGCGGCTGCACGGGGTGGGACAGCGGCACGGACTGCTCGTGCTGGAACAGGGCGAGTCCGAGGCGCCGTACGACGAGATAGCCCAGCGTCGGGAGCGGGCCGCCTACCTCGATGCGAAGCTGCGGGGTGTGCGGACGCCCGACGACGGTGACGGGCACACGTACCAGCAGTACGTCGTGCGGGTCCCGGGCAACGGGCGGCCCGACCGGGATGCCTTCGCACGGGCCGTGCGGGCCAGGGGAGTCGAGGCGCGGGTGCCGGTGAAGACGCCGGTGCACCGCCTGCCCGAATTCCGTCGCTGTGTGTCCCTTCCGGAAACGGAACGAGCTGCCGACGAGACGCTCGCACTGCCGGTGGACGCCAGTCTGACCAAGCGGGACATGCAGCGCATCGTGTCCGCCTGTAATGCCCTCGGAGGGCTTCTCCAGCCCGCCTTCTGA
- a CDS encoding SpoIIE family protein phosphatase, whose protein sequence is MTTGLIPGGQPPDPRPTGGLPHQRREPVGPAAQHVENRSRSSVITARAAASFEPVGRSVASARSFVRDTLQGWGFADIVDDAVVLTSELVTNAVVHAGTSADVLCLRSDEGVRIEVADRYPEREIPLQGAAINMGSPDREGGRGLQLCAALAGRWGVEYTPTHKTVWFQLDLPARVVGTRAAGPALPADLLPLADGRVRVAVIQIDRTGHITAWNEDAEELFGYPAEQVTGKPLTDLAAWPHTPGTSTGIAEALRLSRWEGSYGIRAANGRVTPVYASHLRVRDTGGEPSTVCLLVRDHERAVLQTPLRVPASDTSTGSEGQSTDPFEVFIGSPAPDDLDGLLQRTVERARDMLDGDSAFLLLATDDETELEVRASTGLPSARQRFARVPVEAGPGRYGSARMPAVHDDLTAVQGAVPLLNGTGMRSVVTVPLKVEGRLTGSLGVAAEAPGRYSNEEALRLQFAADRIALAVESARLGELERLRRGSLSFLVEASDLLAGTLDRDQTLALMAQMTVPTLATWCAVYTIADQASEPYLSYVLHEDEELIDGIKSLLSKVPPPDPVPTPGARVWTAPGEVAHQAALRSSMRSLGLSGGPTRQVTPGIGPTLATAGAVGGETVVLPLVARNRVIGMLTLGKPTDEHFRQEILELAEDLSRRAALALDNARLYSERTAISQSLQRSLLPPELPDIEGVEVEVIYRAAGEGNEVGGDFYDVFPIRDGAYGFAIGDVCGTGPNAAAVTGLARHALRLLAREGLSGPTVLERLNSAILDEGARSRFLTLLYGEMRPQEDGSAELKVVCAGHPLPLRLRQDGTVEPAAEPQPLLGVIDDLELYEQTVTLDPGDVLLCVTDGVTERREGARMLGDDGLADVLTTCTGLTAGAVAARIMRAVERFASDAPSDDMAILAMRVPGLHKD, encoded by the coding sequence ATGACCACCGGACTGATCCCGGGGGGACAGCCCCCGGACCCCCGGCCGACGGGCGGCCTGCCGCATCAGCGGCGCGAGCCGGTCGGCCCCGCAGCCCAGCACGTCGAGAACCGGTCGAGGAGTTCTGTGATCACCGCGCGCGCGGCCGCCAGTTTCGAGCCCGTCGGACGATCGGTCGCGAGCGCCCGCTCCTTCGTCCGCGACACCCTCCAGGGCTGGGGATTCGCGGACATCGTCGACGACGCCGTCGTTCTCACCAGCGAACTGGTGACCAACGCCGTGGTCCACGCCGGCACCTCCGCCGACGTGCTGTGCCTGCGCAGCGACGAGGGCGTGCGCATCGAGGTGGCCGACCGCTACCCCGAGCGGGAGATCCCGCTCCAGGGCGCGGCGATCAACATGGGCAGCCCCGACCGCGAGGGCGGCCGCGGCCTCCAGCTCTGCGCGGCCCTCGCCGGCCGCTGGGGCGTCGAGTACACGCCCACCCACAAGACGGTCTGGTTCCAACTCGACCTCCCCGCGCGCGTGGTGGGCACCCGCGCGGCCGGCCCGGCCCTCCCCGCCGACCTCCTCCCGCTCGCCGACGGCCGGGTCCGCGTGGCCGTCATCCAGATCGACCGCACGGGCCACATCACGGCCTGGAACGAGGACGCCGAGGAACTCTTCGGCTACCCGGCCGAGCAGGTCACCGGCAAGCCCCTGACCGACCTCGCGGCCTGGCCGCACACCCCCGGCACCAGCACCGGCATCGCGGAGGCGCTCCGCCTCTCCCGCTGGGAGGGCAGCTACGGCATCCGCGCCGCCAACGGCCGCGTGACCCCGGTCTACGCCTCCCACCTGCGCGTCCGCGACACCGGCGGTGAACCGTCAACCGTGTGCCTCCTGGTACGCGACCACGAACGGGCCGTTCTGCAGACGCCCCTGCGCGTCCCCGCCTCGGACACCTCGACCGGCTCCGAGGGCCAGAGCACCGACCCCTTCGAGGTGTTCATCGGCTCCCCGGCCCCGGACGACCTCGACGGCCTCCTCCAGCGCACGGTCGAACGCGCCCGCGACATGCTCGACGGCGACTCGGCGTTCCTCCTCCTCGCCACGGACGACGAAACGGAACTGGAGGTCCGCGCCTCCACGGGCCTGCCCTCGGCCCGCCAGCGCTTCGCCCGCGTCCCCGTCGAGGCGGGCCCGGGCCGCTACGGCTCGGCCCGCATGCCCGCCGTCCACGACGACCTCACGGCCGTCCAGGGCGCCGTGCCGCTGCTGAACGGCACGGGCATGCGCTCGGTCGTCACGGTCCCGCTGAAGGTCGAGGGCCGCCTCACCGGCTCCCTCGGCGTCGCCGCCGAGGCCCCGGGCAGATACTCCAACGAGGAGGCGCTGCGCCTCCAGTTCGCCGCCGACCGCATCGCCCTCGCCGTCGAGTCGGCCCGCCTGGGCGAACTGGAGCGCCTGCGCCGCGGCTCCCTGAGCTTCCTGGTCGAGGCGTCGGACCTGCTGGCCGGCACCCTGGACCGCGACCAGACCCTGGCCCTGATGGCCCAGATGACGGTCCCGACCCTCGCCACCTGGTGCGCCGTCTACACGATCGCCGACCAGGCCTCCGAGCCGTACCTCTCGTACGTCCTGCACGAGGACGAGGAGCTCATCGACGGCATCAAGTCCCTGCTGTCGAAGGTCCCGCCGCCGGACCCGGTGCCCACGCCCGGCGCCCGCGTCTGGACGGCCCCCGGCGAGGTCGCCCACCAGGCGGCCCTGCGCAGCTCCATGCGCAGTCTGGGCCTCAGCGGCGGCCCGACCCGCCAGGTCACGCCCGGCATCGGCCCGACGCTCGCCACGGCCGGCGCCGTCGGCGGCGAGACGGTCGTCCTCCCTCTGGTCGCCCGCAACCGCGTCATCGGCATGCTCACGCTGGGCAAGCCGACCGACGAGCACTTCCGCCAGGAGATCCTGGAACTCGCCGAGGACCTGTCCCGCAGGGCCGCCCTCGCCCTGGACAACGCCCGCCTCTATTCGGAGCGCACGGCGATCAGCCAGTCCCTCCAGCGCAGCCTCCTGCCCCCGGAACTCCCCGACATCGAGGGCGTCGAGGTCGAGGTCATCTACCGCGCGGCCGGCGAGGGCAACGAGGTCGGCGGCGACTTCTACGACGTCTTCCCCATCCGCGACGGCGCTTACGGCTTCGCCATCGGCGACGTGTGCGGCACGGGCCCGAACGCGGCAGCGGTGACGGGCCTGGCCCGTCACGCCCTGCGTCTCCTGGCCCGCGAGGGCCTCAGCGGCCCGACGGTCCTGGAGCGCCTCAACTCCGCGATCCTCGACGAAGGCGCCCGCAGCCGCTTCCTCACGCTCCTCTACGGCGAGATGCGTCCCCAGGAGGACGGCAGCGCCGAACTGAAGGTCGTCTGCGCCGGCCACCCGCTCCCCCTGCGCCTGCGCCAGGACGGCACGGTGGAACCGGCCGCCGAACCCCAGCCGCTCCTCGGTGTCATCGACGACCTGGAGCTGTACGAGCAGACGGTCACCCTCGACCCGGGCGATGTCCTGCTGTGCGTCACGGACGGCGTCACCGAACGCCGTGAGGGCGCCCGCATGCTCGGCGACGACGGCCTCGCGGACGTCCTCACCACCTGCACGGGCCTTACGGCCGGCGCGGTCGCGGCGCGCATCATGCGCGCGGTGGAGCGTTTCGCCTCGGACGCCCCGTCGGACGACATGGCGATCCTCGCGATGCGCGTCCCGGGTCTCCACAAGGACTAG